Within Streptomyces sp. SS1-1, the genomic segment GTACCGCTGGTGCCGGGGCGCCCACGCCTGCCGGTACAGGCCGTGCGGGGGCTCCACGAGGAGCCGGCCGAGCGGCTCCGCGGGGCCCACGTAGGCGAGGTGACGGCACATCAGGCGCCCTCGGCGGAACGCGCGGTGCGGAACCCGGAGAAGATCTGCCGCCGGATCGGATAGTCCCAGTTGCGGAACGTGCCCCGGCAGGCCACCGCGTCCACCGCGAAGGACCCGCCGCGCAGCACCTTGTACTCCGGCCCGAAGAACACCTCCGAGTACTCCTTGTACGGGAACGCCTGGAAGCCGGGGTACGGCAGGAAGTCGCTCGCCGTCCACTCCCACACGTCACCGATCAACTGCCGTACGCCGAGCGGCGACTCGCCCTCCGGGTAGCTGCCCGCCGGGGCCGGCCGCAGATGGCGCTGGCCCAGGTTGGCGTGCCGGGGGGCCGGGTCGGCGTCGCCCCACGGGTAGCGCGTCGAGCGGCCGGACACCGGGTCGTGGCGGGCGGCCTTCTCCCACTCCGCCTCGGTGGGCAGCCGCCGTCCGGCCCAGCGGGCGTAGGCGTCGGCCTCGTACCAGCACACGTGCAGCACCGGCTCGTCGGGCGGTACGGCCTCGGTGACGCCGAAGCGCCGCCGCAGCCACTGCCGGCCGTCCCGGTGCCAGAACAGCGGGGCGTGGATGCCGTGCTGCCGGATGTGCGCCCAGCCCTCCTTCGTCCACCAGCGCTCGTCGTCGTAGCCGCCGTCGTCGATGAACGCCTGGTAGGCGCCGTTCGTCACGGGCGTGGTGTCGATGTGGAAGGACGCCACCTCGCGCCGGTGCGCGGGGCGTTCGTTGTCCAGCGCCCACGGCTCGGTGGACGTGCCCATGGTGAACGGGCCGCCGGGCACCAGGACTTCGGACGGCCCGGTGAACGGGGGCGCCGGGTCCGGGTCGGGGGCGGTCAGGGCCTGGGGGCCCCTGCGGAGCTGATGCGTGATCAGCATCGTCTCGTCGTGCTGCTGTTCATGCTGGGCGATCATGCCGAACGCGAAGCCGGCCTCGGTCAGCCGCGTCCCGTGGAACGCGGTGCCCTCCAGCAGGTCCAGGACCCGGCCGCGCACCTCGGACGCGTACGCCCGGGCCTCGGCCGGAGGCAGCAGCGGCAGCGAGGGGCGCTCGGAGCGGGGGTGCTCGAAGGCGTCGTACAGGCCGTCGATCTCGGGGCGCATCGCGTCCCGTCCGGCGACCGCGCGGAGCAGCCACTGCTCCTCCTGGTTGCCGATGTGGGCGAGGTCCCAGACCAGCGGGGACATCAGCGGGGAGTGCTGGGCGGTCAGGTCCGGTTCGTCGACGCAGCTGGTCAGCAGGGTCGTGCGGGCACGGGCCGTGGTCAGGGTGGTGAGGGCCCGCTCGCGGAGCGTCTCGGCGTCGAGGGCGGGGTCGGTCATGGGGTGTCCTTCCCGTGCGGGGTCCCCGCGTGCGGGCGGGTCCGGGGGTGCGGGCGGTCCGTGCCGCGGTGCCCGTCGAGCAGGTCGTCGGCGGGGCAGCGGCCCCGGGCGACATAGCGGTCGTGGTAGGCCGCCACCGCGTCCGTGACCGCGGTGTCCGCGCCGAGGCGGGGCAGGGCCTCCTGGGCCGCCGTGAAGCAGAGGACCGCCACCTCGTGGAGCTCGGGGTCGGCCAGGCCCGAGCGGGCCGCCTCGGCCCACAGCGGGTTGTGCGGGGCGGGCCGGGACAGGGCCCGCTCGGCGAGCGGCTTCACGGCCCGGTAGGCGGTCTCGGCCGCCTGTGGGTCGTCGAAGAGCGCGGTGGTCACGGCGAGCGGCACGATCCAGCCGTCGTCGCCGGGCTGCGCGTCGATCATCCGCAGCTCCAGATGGCCACGCGGCCTGACCGGCGGGAACAGCGTCGTCAGGTGGTAGTCGAGGTCCGCCCGGGTGGGCGGCCGCGGCGCGCCCGACCGGGTCCACTCGCGGAAGGACAGCCCTTCGGGCACCTCCCACGGACCGTCCTCGCGGCGGACGCACATCACGGGCGCGTCCAGCACGTGCCGCGCCCAGCCGGCGCGCGGGTCGCCGTTCAGCGGGGGCGCGCCCGCGCGGCCCGGGCCGATGTCCATCCAGAACCGCTGCCGGGTGGAGACCCAGCCGGTGGGTTCCCGTCCGGCCAGCGGGGAGTTGGCGAAGGCGGCGACGAGGACCGCGCCCAGCTGGTGGGCGAGCCACCAGCGCCGGCCGTGGCCCAGCGGGCCGGGTTCCTCGTACCCGGCGTCCAGGCAGACCTGCACGGACGCGGAGGTGCACATCATGGCGCGTCCGGCCGGGCCCCGGCGGTCCAGCACGGTCTCCATGGC encodes:
- the egtA gene encoding ergothioneine biosynthesis glutamate--cysteine ligase EgtA; this translates as MSDSVSDCTERSRSVVTEAEVEALVRGICFKTGPPRTLGVEVEWIVQELRDPRLPVPPERLEAAFAAVRSLPLRSALTVEPGGQLELSSPPAGSLTECVGIVSADLAAVRAVLAGQGLALAGLGTDPWHPPRRFLREPRYDAMETVLDRRGPAGRAMMCTSASVQVCLDAGYEEPGPLGHGRRWWLAHQLGAVLVAAFANSPLAGREPTGWVSTRQRFWMDIGPGRAGAPPLNGDPRAGWARHVLDAPVMCVRREDGPWEVPEGLSFREWTRSGAPRPPTRADLDYHLTTLFPPVRPRGHLELRMIDAQPGDDGWIVPLAVTTALFDDPQAAETAYRAVKPLAERALSRPAPHNPLWAEAARSGLADPELHEVAVLCFTAAQEALPRLGADTAVTDAVAAYHDRYVARGRCPADDLLDGHRGTDRPHPRTRPHAGTPHGKDTP
- the egtB gene encoding ergothioneine biosynthesis protein EgtB, which encodes MTDPALDAETLRERALTTLTTARARTTLLTSCVDEPDLTAQHSPLMSPLVWDLAHIGNQEEQWLLRAVAGRDAMRPEIDGLYDAFEHPRSERPSLPLLPPAEARAYASEVRGRVLDLLEGTAFHGTRLTEAGFAFGMIAQHEQQHDETMLITHQLRRGPQALTAPDPDPAPPFTGPSEVLVPGGPFTMGTSTEPWALDNERPAHRREVASFHIDTTPVTNGAYQAFIDDGGYDDERWWTKEGWAHIRQHGIHAPLFWHRDGRQWLRRRFGVTEAVPPDEPVLHVCWYEADAYARWAGRRLPTEAEWEKAARHDPVSGRSTRYPWGDADPAPRHANLGQRHLRPAPAGSYPEGESPLGVRQLIGDVWEWTASDFLPYPGFQAFPYKEYSEVFFGPEYKVLRGGSFAVDAVACRGTFRNWDYPIRRQIFSGFRTARSAEGA